Proteins from a single region of Desulfovibrio sp.:
- a CDS encoding branched-chain amino acid ABC transporter permease, whose amino-acid sequence MSLDMFLQHCFNALTLGSLYALIAIGYTMVYGILRLINFAHGDILMVGAYFVFFGTFAFGWPWAVAAVVSVAGASLLGVIIERVAYRPLRDAPRISALISAIAVSFFIESLAVVIFTGQPRPVLQPDWLVSEWLIGGLRILPLTAFVPCMTIVLVGILLYVVYRTKPGLAMRAISKDIETTRLLGVKVDNIIALTFCIGSALAAASGIMWALRYPQVHPYMGIMPGLKAFIAAVFGGIGSIQGAVIGGVALGFVEIMTVAFMPELSGYRDAFAFVLLVLVLFYKPTGLLGDRTEEKI is encoded by the coding sequence ATGAGCCTTGACATGTTTTTGCAGCATTGTTTCAACGCCCTTACCCTGGGATCGCTCTATGCGTTGATAGCCATCGGCTACACCATGGTATACGGCATTTTACGACTTATTAACTTTGCCCACGGCGACATTCTGATGGTTGGCGCCTATTTTGTGTTTTTTGGCACCTTTGCCTTCGGCTGGCCCTGGGCTGTGGCCGCTGTGGTTTCCGTTGCAGGTGCAAGCCTGCTGGGTGTCATCATTGAAAGGGTGGCCTATCGGCCCCTGCGTGACGCACCACGAATTTCTGCGCTTATCAGCGCCATTGCCGTGTCCTTTTTTATCGAAAGCCTGGCTGTGGTGATTTTTACCGGCCAACCGCGTCCCGTGCTGCAACCCGACTGGCTCGTGTCTGAATGGCTGATCGGCGGTTTGCGCATCCTGCCGCTCACCGCGTTTGTGCCCTGTATGACCATCGTGCTTGTGGGCATTCTGCTGTATGTGGTCTACCGCACCAAGCCGGGCCTGGCCATGCGCGCCATATCAAAGGACATCGAAACCACGCGTCTGCTCGGGGTCAAGGTGGACAACATCATTGCCCTGACATTCTGCATCGGCTCGGCGCTGGCTGCTGCTTCGGGCATCATGTGGGCCTTGCGGTATCCCCAGGTGCATCCCTACATGGGCATCATGCCCGGCCTCAAAGCCTTTATAGCCGCCGTTTTCGGGGGCATCGGCTCCATCCAGGGGGCGGTTATCGGCGGCGTGGCCCTGGGCTTTGTGGAAATCATGACCGTGGCTTTCATGCCGGAGCTTTCTGGGTACCGTGACGCCTTTGCCTTTGTGCTGCTTGTGCTTGTGCTCTTTTACAAGCCCACGGGCCTGCTAGGCGATCGCACGGAGGAGAAAATCTGA
- a CDS encoding sulfite exporter TauE/SafE family protein, producing MIYTLIALCGIAAGAVSGVVGTGSSIILLPILSLAFGPKAAIPIMAVASIVGNASRVVAWRRQINLKAFACYSLTAVPAAVLGVRTLWIMPADISNLCIGLFFFALIGLRRASRTHGMRLGPWQVALAGGIVGYLTGVVYSTGPLTVPIFAGFGLVKGALLATEAAASIAVYLAKALAFGAVGGLPLSVLGNGLAVGAALAVGTFLGKRFVLGLSEATFRLLIDIMLACAGLVMTGNALFA from the coding sequence GTGATATACACGCTCATTGCCTTATGCGGCATTGCGGCCGGAGCCGTGAGCGGGGTTGTGGGCACTGGTTCATCCATAATTTTGCTGCCAATACTGAGTCTGGCCTTTGGCCCCAAGGCTGCCATCCCCATCATGGCCGTTGCTTCAATTGTGGGCAATGCCTCGAGGGTGGTCGCCTGGCGACGCCAGATAAACCTCAAGGCCTTTGCCTGTTATTCGCTGACGGCCGTGCCTGCTGCGGTGCTGGGTGTGCGTACGCTTTGGATTATGCCTGCGGACATTTCCAACCTGTGCATCGGCCTTTTCTTTTTTGCACTCATCGGGTTGCGGCGGGCCAGCCGTACGCACGGTATGCGCCTGGGGCCTTGGCAAGTGGCGTTGGCGGGGGGCATTGTGGGCTATCTCACGGGAGTTGTGTATTCCACAGGACCGCTGACCGTGCCCATTTTTGCCGGATTCGGGCTGGTAAAGGGCGCGCTGCTTGCCACTGAGGCGGCCGCCTCCATAGCCGTGTACCTTGCCAAGGCTCTGGCTTTTGGGGCTGTGGGTGGGTTGCCTCTGTCCGTACTGGGCAATGGCCTTGCGGTGGGGGCGGCGCTGGCGGTGGGTACTTTTCTGGGTAAACGCTTTGTGCTTGGCCTGTCTGAAGCGACCTTTCGGCTTCTTATTGATATCATGCTGGCCTGCGCGGGCCTTGTGATGACGGGTAACGCGCTGTTTGCGTAG
- a CDS encoding ABC transporter ATP-binding protein: MSEFHLPRPPHYEGALLIAKGMTMRFGGVTAVSELSLALPKGGIAGIIGPNGAGKTTAFNVLSGFYTPQEGEVILDGQSIKGLKPYDICRRGMARTFQNIRLSQHMTVLENIMVGCHVRRHCPWWMAPLGLPSFYREEAEIREKSRQLAERVNLGAHLDDLAGSLPYGAQRRLEIARALATQPRLLLLDEPAAGMNPQESLDLMHFIGHIRDEFDLTILLIEHDMKVVMGVCQYIWVMEYGALIAEGGPDEIRNNPVVVRAYLGEDMGAGGMF, translated from the coding sequence ATGAGCGAATTCCATCTGCCCCGTCCCCCTCATTATGAAGGAGCGCTGCTGATCGCCAAGGGCATGACCATGCGTTTTGGCGGCGTCACTGCGGTGAGCGAGCTTTCTCTGGCCCTGCCCAAGGGGGGCATTGCGGGAATCATCGGCCCCAACGGCGCGGGAAAAACCACCGCGTTCAACGTGCTGAGCGGTTTTTACACACCCCAGGAAGGTGAAGTCATCCTTGACGGACAGAGCATCAAGGGATTGAAGCCCTATGATATCTGTCGGCGCGGCATGGCCCGTACCTTCCAGAATATCCGTCTCTCCCAGCATATGACCGTGCTCGAAAACATCATGGTCGGCTGCCACGTGCGGCGGCATTGCCCCTGGTGGATGGCCCCTCTGGGACTGCCGTCCTTTTACCGCGAAGAAGCTGAAATCAGGGAAAAAAGCCGTCAACTGGCCGAAAGGGTCAACCTTGGCGCGCACCTTGATGATCTTGCGGGCAGCCTGCCCTACGGCGCGCAACGCCGTCTTGAAATAGCGCGAGCCCTGGCCACCCAACCACGCCTTTTGCTGCTGGACGAACCCGCCGCAGGCATGAACCCCCAGGAAAGCCTCGATCTCATGCACTTTATTGGTCATATTCGTGACGAATTTGACCTGACCATTCTGCTTATCGAGCACGACATGAAGGTTGTCATGGGCGTGTGCCAGTATATCTGGGTTATGGAATACGGTGCCCTTATCGCTGAAGGCGGCCCGGATGAAATTCGCAACAATCCGGTGGTGGTTCGCGCCTATCTTGGCGAGGACATGGGCGCGGGCGGCATGTTCTGA
- a CDS encoding pitrilysin family protein yields the protein MRRFFSLVVLALVLVLSSTAQAASGEAVRKDDRMLTRLPNGLTVYIVKDARFPLVATRLYVRTGSANEKPEQAGISHMLEHMVFKGTEHRPKGQVARDVEALGGYLNAATSFDKTWYMTDMPAAHWRTGMDVVKEMAFQPSLDPKELESEKEVVVSELERDQDSPMSRLFESLQTSALQNTVYGRPIIGFKDTIRAITADDLRAYVRHWYQPQNMLLLVAGDIEPEAVLAYSQKLFGGLTNSGELAETQPISLADASGGPRVEVVHGPWNKVYMGMAFPAPGLRDLRSVDLDVLCYLLGGDGTSELYRKFKYEKQMVDSIGMGNMSLARAGLVYLSAQLDVEKVEPFWRELTRDMATLKAESFKPEAIARARFNLEDNMDRAGETLNGLASWLGTVQFELGGEQAEMNLRFAQRNVDTAQLAQALQQWINPRQARVRVLAPEGAKLPDLEAILQQNWPGTDGDHAQKARAMKAGEREVVQLGEGRTLILLPDATVPYVAMDMMLPGGNALLKPNQQGLAGLTARALTTGSGKLDAQAMERFFADRAAAIDASAGLQSFTLSVTGPARFNADYFSMLTEVLRSPRFEEKEIRREADSMKAAIRQRADRPTAYLFSRLNGFLFPGGQPYGYDGLGSTEILDRLTGKEVRAFWQEQLGQPWVLSVSGDFDREAVLAFARSLPVPKTHIAAPGAPVWGQDKKLDLHLPGRNQAHVLQTFKAVPPTHEDAPALMLLQSVLSGQSGLLFSQLRDVEGLGYTVTAFYRSMPEAGMMAFYIGTTPDKVEQAQKGFAKIIGDIREKPLPATLLEAGANRLLGAYYRDRQSLGSRAADAASDALLGRPYDFERQLIEKAAKLTPAQVQAVAKKYLDEANAYNLVLLP from the coding sequence ATGCGGCGCTTTTTCTCATTGGTGGTTCTGGCTCTCGTGCTGGTTCTGTCATCAACGGCCCAGGCGGCCAGTGGCGAGGCGGTTCGCAAGGACGACCGCATGCTCACACGCCTGCCCAACGGGCTTACAGTCTATATTGTCAAGGATGCGCGTTTCCCTCTGGTGGCCACGCGCCTTTATGTCCGCACCGGATCAGCCAATGAAAAGCCGGAGCAGGCGGGCATAAGCCATATGCTGGAGCATATGGTTTTCAAGGGAACCGAGCACAGGCCCAAAGGCCAGGTTGCCCGCGATGTGGAGGCCCTTGGCGGTTACCTCAACGCTGCGACCAGCTTTGACAAGACCTGGTACATGACCGACATGCCCGCCGCGCACTGGCGCACAGGCATGGACGTGGTCAAGGAAATGGCCTTCCAGCCCTCCCTTGATCCCAAGGAACTGGAATCGGAAAAAGAGGTGGTCGTTTCCGAACTGGAGCGCGATCAGGATTCACCCATGAGCAGGCTGTTTGAAAGCCTGCAAACGTCGGCTCTGCAGAACACGGTTTACGGTCGCCCCATCATCGGTTTCAAGGACACCATCCGCGCCATAACGGCGGACGACCTGCGCGCCTATGTGCGGCACTGGTATCAGCCGCAGAACATGCTGCTCCTTGTGGCGGGCGATATTGAGCCGGAAGCCGTGCTGGCCTACAGTCAGAAACTTTTTGGCGGGCTGACCAACAGCGGCGAACTTGCCGAAACACAGCCCATAAGCCTGGCCGATGCTTCGGGCGGCCCCCGCGTGGAGGTTGTCCACGGCCCCTGGAACAAGGTGTATATGGGAATGGCCTTTCCCGCGCCCGGACTGCGCGACCTGCGGTCTGTCGATCTTGACGTGCTTTGCTATCTTTTGGGCGGCGACGGCACTTCAGAGCTGTACCGCAAGTTCAAGTATGAAAAGCAGATGGTGGACAGCATCGGCATGGGCAACATGAGTCTGGCGCGGGCCGGGCTTGTGTACCTGAGCGCGCAGCTTGATGTGGAAAAGGTGGAACCTTTCTGGCGTGAATTGACCAGGGATATGGCGACGCTCAAGGCTGAAAGCTTCAAGCCAGAAGCCATCGCGCGCGCCAGGTTCAACCTTGAAGACAACATGGACCGCGCCGGTGAAACGCTTAACGGCCTCGCTTCGTGGCTGGGCACCGTGCAGTTTGAACTGGGCGGCGAACAGGCCGAAATGAACCTGCGTTTTGCCCAGCGCAATGTGGATACGGCCCAGTTGGCGCAAGCGCTGCAGCAGTGGATCAATCCCCGGCAGGCCCGAGTGCGCGTGTTGGCCCCAGAGGGCGCCAAGCTGCCTGACCTTGAGGCCATATTGCAGCAAAACTGGCCAGGAACCGATGGCGACCATGCGCAAAAGGCCCGCGCCATGAAGGCGGGCGAGCGCGAAGTGGTGCAACTGGGCGAAGGCCGCACCCTTATTCTCTTACCTGACGCAACCGTGCCCTATGTGGCCATGGATATGATGTTGCCCGGCGGAAACGCCCTCCTCAAGCCCAACCAGCAAGGGCTCGCCGGTCTCACTGCCCGCGCCCTGACAACGGGCAGCGGCAAGCTGGATGCCCAGGCAATGGAACGGTTTTTTGCTGACCGCGCGGCAGCCATCGACGCCAGCGCCGGACTGCAAAGCTTCACCCTGTCCGTCACCGGCCCGGCGCGCTTCAATGCGGACTATTTTTCCATGCTGACAGAAGTGCTGCGTAGCCCGCGCTTTGAAGAAAAAGAAATACGCCGTGAGGCCGACAGCATGAAGGCCGCCATCCGGCAACGTGCCGACAGGCCCACGGCATACCTGTTTTCCCGGCTCAACGGCTTTCTTTTCCCGGGGGGGCAGCCCTACGGTTATGACGGCCTCGGCAGCACGGAAATTCTGGATCGTCTGACAGGCAAGGAAGTACGCGCGTTCTGGCAGGAACAGCTGGGACAGCCGTGGGTTCTTTCCGTCTCTGGCGATTTTGACCGCGAAGCTGTGCTGGCCTTTGCACGTTCCCTGCCCGTGCCCAAAACGCACATTGCCGCGCCCGGCGCTCCAGTATGGGGGCAGGACAAAAAGCTTGATCTGCATTTGCCCGGCCGTAACCAGGCCCACGTGCTGCAGACATTCAAGGCCGTGCCGCCGACTCATGAGGACGCGCCTGCCCTCATGCTGCTCCAGTCTGTCCTTTCGGGCCAGAGCGGGCTGCTGTTCAGCCAGTTGCGTGATGTGGAAGGGCTTGGCTACACGGTGACGGCGTTTTACCGCAGCATGCCCGAAGCGGGTATGATGGCTTTTTATATTGGCACCACACCGGACAAGGTGGAGCAGGCCCAAAAAGGCTTTGCCAAGATAATTGGCGACATCAGGGAAAAGCCTTTGCCCGCCACGCTGCTGGAAGCCGGGGCCAACCGGCTGCTGGGCGCGTACTACCGTGACCGGCAGAGCCTTGGATCCCGGGCGGCGGATGCCGCCAGCGACGCCTTGCTGGGGCGGCCCTATGATTTTGAGCGGCAGCTCATAGAAAAGGCCGCAAAGCTGACTCCGGCCCAGGTGCAGGCAGTGGCGAAAAAGTATCTGGACGAGGCCAATGCCTACAACCTTGTGCTCTTGCCCTGA
- a CDS encoding anaerobic ribonucleoside triphosphate reductase, with amino-acid sequence MPASITKRDGTAVPFDSVKILNAITKANQAVGGEDMSPTDLLFVTEKVCKKLDARSLKHVEEIQDLVEETLIQYDYAKTAKAYILYRAEHTKIRNAESYLMDIYKKLTYSPALHEDIKRENANIDGDTAMGTMLKYGSEGSKYFIDNYILPKDASAAHINGDIHIHDKDFYMLTETCCQIDLIPLFKNGFSTGHGYLREPNAIESYSALACIAIQANQNEMHGGQSVPHFDFAMSEGVIKTYRKEYERAFSSFVRIAMHMKAQDAAAFTEKLLASVDLCPRLGNMEEFGRKLDQVVAADQKAMMGEAHAYAAEEALKYTERRTYQAMEALIHNLNTMNSRAGAQVPFSSINYGTDTSAEGRMVTKNLLKATKAGLGNGETSIFPVQIFKVKSGVNYNKEDPNYDLFQLAIDVSAMRLFPNFSFLDAPFNLQYYKPGDYNSEVAYMGCRTRVLGNVYDKDRQVTCGRGNLSFTSINLPRLGLEAQGDVQKFFALLDDRIDLVFRQLMHRLKIQSSKKVRNYPFLMGEGIWLDSEKLGWDDSIEEVLKHGTLSMGFIGLAEALMSLLGKHHGESEESQKLGLEIIGHMRKRCDDESEKTGLNFSLIATPAESLSGRFVSLDKGKFGSIPGITDRDYYTNSFHVPVYCHIKAFKKIEIEAPYHELTNAGHITYVELDGDTCKNPEAFERIIRFMHDHGVGYGSVNHPLDRDPLCGYVGVINDCCPRCGRKEGEGVSAELLDELRKKYPHIPQWS; translated from the coding sequence ATGCCCGCCAGCATCACTAAGCGCGATGGCACGGCAGTGCCTTTTGATTCTGTCAAGATTCTCAACGCCATTACCAAGGCCAATCAGGCCGTTGGCGGTGAGGATATGTCCCCTACAGACCTTTTGTTTGTCACCGAAAAAGTGTGCAAAAAACTGGATGCCCGCAGCCTCAAGCACGTTGAAGAAATTCAGGATCTTGTTGAAGAAACGCTGATCCAGTACGACTACGCCAAGACGGCCAAGGCATACATACTGTACCGCGCCGAGCATACGAAAATCCGTAATGCGGAATCGTATCTCATGGATATCTATAAAAAACTTACTTATTCCCCGGCCCTTCACGAAGACATCAAGCGCGAGAACGCCAATATTGACGGCGATACCGCCATGGGCACCATGCTCAAGTACGGATCCGAGGGTTCCAAGTACTTTATCGACAACTACATTCTGCCCAAGGATGCCTCGGCCGCGCACATCAATGGCGACATCCATATTCATGACAAAGATTTCTACATGCTCACGGAAACGTGCTGCCAGATAGACCTTATCCCGCTGTTTAAAAACGGGTTTTCCACCGGGCACGGCTATCTGCGCGAACCCAACGCCATTGAAAGCTATTCGGCTCTGGCCTGCATAGCCATCCAGGCCAACCAGAATGAAATGCACGGCGGTCAGAGTGTGCCGCATTTTGACTTTGCCATGAGCGAAGGCGTCATTAAAACGTATCGCAAGGAATACGAAAGGGCCTTTAGCTCCTTTGTACGTATTGCCATGCATATGAAAGCCCAGGACGCGGCGGCTTTTACCGAAAAACTGCTGGCCAGCGTTGATCTGTGCCCGCGCCTTGGCAATATGGAAGAATTTGGCCGCAAGCTTGATCAGGTCGTCGCAGCGGACCAGAAGGCCATGATGGGCGAAGCCCATGCCTATGCCGCTGAAGAAGCCCTGAAATATACCGAGCGGCGCACCTATCAGGCCATGGAAGCTCTTATCCACAACCTGAACACCATGAACTCGCGCGCAGGAGCCCAGGTGCCTTTCAGTTCCATCAACTATGGCACTGACACCTCCGCCGAAGGGCGCATGGTGACGAAAAACCTGCTCAAGGCCACCAAGGCGGGCCTCGGCAACGGGGAAACATCCATCTTTCCCGTGCAGATTTTCAAGGTGAAGTCCGGGGTCAATTACAATAAAGAAGATCCCAACTACGACCTTTTTCAATTGGCCATTGATGTTTCAGCCATGCGGCTGTTCCCGAACTTCAGTTTTCTGGATGCTCCGTTCAACCTGCAGTACTACAAGCCGGGCGACTACAACAGCGAAGTGGCCTATATGGGCTGCCGCACAAGGGTTCTCGGCAACGTCTATGACAAGGACAGGCAGGTGACCTGCGGACGCGGCAACCTGAGCTTTACCTCGATCAATCTGCCCCGGCTGGGCCTTGAGGCCCAAGGCGATGTCCAAAAGTTCTTTGCTCTGCTGGACGACAGGATTGATCTTGTTTTTCGGCAGCTTATGCACAGGCTCAAAATCCAGAGCTCCAAAAAGGTGCGCAACTATCCCTTCCTCATGGGCGAGGGCATCTGGCTTGACTCCGAAAAGCTGGGCTGGGACGACAGCATTGAAGAGGTACTGAAGCACGGTACGCTCAGCATGGGCTTCATCGGCCTGGCTGAAGCCCTCATGTCCCTGCTCGGCAAGCACCATGGCGAAAGTGAAGAATCACAGAAGCTCGGCCTTGAAATCATCGGCCATATGCGCAAGCGCTGCGATGACGAGTCGGAAAAGACAGGTCTGAACTTCTCGCTCATCGCCACCCCGGCGGAAAGCCTCAGCGGCCGCTTTGTCTCTCTGGACAAGGGCAAGTTCGGCAGCATTCCCGGTATTACGGACAGGGATTACTACACCAATTCCTTCCATGTGCCCGTGTACTGCCATATCAAGGCATTTAAAAAAATCGAGATTGAGGCTCCATACCATGAGCTGACCAACGCAGGCCATATCACCTATGTGGAGCTTGATGGCGATACCTGCAAAAATCCTGAAGCCTTTGAGCGCATTATCCGTTTCATGCACGACCATGGCGTGGGCTACGGCTCGGTCAACCATCCGCTTGATCGTGACCCCCTGTGCGGATATGTGGGCGTGATCAATGACTGCTGCCCACGGTGCGGCCGCAAGGAAGGCGAGGGCGTCAGCGCCGAACTTCTTGACGAACTGCGCAAAAAGTATCCCCATATTCCCCAATGGAGCTAG
- a CDS encoding ABC transporter ATP-binding protein, with the protein MLEIRDLHVRYGGIQAVQGVSLKIPRGSIVTLIGANGAGKSSIIRSIAGLNKNVTGEILLTRHEGEAPASLMGLKPEDMVRRGISLSPEGRRILPHLTVEENLMLGAYSRSDRKEIADDIEWVYTLFPRLKERSWQKGGTLSGGEQQMLAVGRALMSRPDLLMLDEPSLGLAPLLVREIFQIIKRINADGKTVLLVEQNAYAALSVAHYAYILEVGRVVLEGPGKELLENPKVKDAYLGG; encoded by the coding sequence ATGCTTGAAATTCGTGACCTTCATGTGCGCTATGGCGGCATTCAGGCCGTGCAGGGTGTGAGCCTCAAGATTCCGCGCGGCAGTATAGTGACGCTCATCGGAGCCAACGGCGCGGGCAAGAGCAGTATTATCCGTTCCATCGCAGGGCTGAACAAAAACGTGACCGGCGAGATTCTGCTCACCAGGCACGAAGGCGAAGCCCCGGCGTCCCTTATGGGCCTCAAGCCCGAAGATATGGTACGGCGGGGTATCTCGCTCTCACCCGAAGGGCGGCGCATCCTGCCGCATTTGACGGTGGAGGAAAACCTGATGCTCGGCGCGTACTCCCGCAGCGACCGCAAGGAAATCGCGGACGACATCGAGTGGGTGTACACGCTCTTTCCCCGGCTTAAAGAACGCAGCTGGCAGAAGGGCGGCACCCTTTCCGGCGGCGAACAGCAGATGCTGGCAGTGGGGCGGGCGCTCATGAGCCGTCCTGACCTGCTGATGCTTGACGAGCCGTCTCTTGGCCTGGCTCCTCTACTGGTGCGCGAGATTTTTCAAATCATCAAGCGCATCAATGCTGATGGCAAAACCGTGCTTTTGGTCGAACAGAATGCCTATGCGGCACTTTCCGTAGCGCACTATGCCTACATTCTTGAAGTGGGCCGGGTGGTACTGGAAGGGCCGGGCAAGGAACTGCTGGAAAACCCCAAGGTCAAGGACGCCTACCTCGGCGGCTAG
- the larA gene encoding nickel-dependent lactate racemase: MAQHYMKYGDREFLVELGNGLIAAELHSNAVALPKKSALEHINDALDNPIGSPRLEEMLKPGQTVCIIVPDSTRLWQSPNVYVPAVVARLNKCGIRDADIRILTATGSHRPMSREEHIAIVSEDIYNRIGVVDHKCRESADMVKAGVTSHGTEVWFNRIAMECDHIILTGGVVYHFLAGYGGGPKYLLPGIASYETIQRHHNLALNKGFGSGSNAAVRSANMENSNIFHTDLEEAALLAKPSFLLNVVVDDNYNIIKAVAGDMVQAHREACALVDAIDGVNVAERTPLVIASAGGAPKDINFYQTIKTLANALAVVSEGGTIIILSACTEGFGSPDTERQIRDFDTMEAREKDLRENFSIGSYVGFLFAESAEKHNLIMVCSMASADFAKTKIHTVTTLDEALALAKKLNGGIDMRATLLPHGANTLPKLQAASR; encoded by the coding sequence ATGGCACAGCATTACATGAAATATGGCGACAGGGAATTTTTAGTGGAGCTTGGCAACGGCCTTATAGCGGCTGAACTGCATTCCAATGCAGTTGCGCTGCCTAAAAAGAGCGCGCTGGAGCATATTAACGATGCTCTGGACAACCCCATTGGTTCACCCAGGCTTGAAGAAATGCTCAAACCCGGTCAGACCGTATGCATTATCGTGCCTGATTCCACGCGTTTGTGGCAGTCGCCCAATGTCTACGTTCCTGCCGTGGTGGCCCGCCTGAACAAGTGCGGCATCCGTGATGCGGACATCCGCATCCTCACGGCCACAGGCTCGCACCGTCCCATGTCACGTGAGGAACACATCGCCATTGTGTCCGAGGATATTTACAACCGCATTGGCGTTGTTGACCACAAATGCAGGGAATCGGCGGATATGGTCAAGGCTGGCGTCACCAGCCATGGCACCGAGGTATGGTTCAACCGCATTGCTATGGAATGCGACCATATCATTCTGACTGGCGGCGTGGTGTACCACTTTCTGGCCGGATACGGCGGCGGCCCCAAATACCTGCTGCCCGGCATAGCCAGTTATGAGACCATCCAGAGGCACCACAATCTGGCCCTGAACAAGGGCTTTGGCAGCGGCTCCAATGCCGCCGTGCGCAGCGCCAATATGGAAAACAGCAATATTTTCCATACTGATCTTGAAGAAGCCGCGCTGCTGGCCAAGCCCAGTTTTCTGCTCAACGTGGTGGTGGACGACAATTACAACATCATCAAGGCCGTGGCTGGCGACATGGTGCAGGCCCACCGCGAGGCCTGCGCCCTGGTTGACGCCATCGACGGCGTCAATGTGGCCGAGCGCACGCCTCTGGTCATTGCCAGCGCTGGCGGCGCACCCAAGGACATCAATTTTTACCAGACCATCAAAACCCTGGCCAACGCCCTTGCGGTGGTGAGTGAGGGCGGCACCATCATCATCCTGTCAGCCTGCACCGAAGGTTTCGGCAGCCCGGATACCGAGCGCCAGATTCGCGATTTTGACACTATGGAGGCGCGCGAAAAAGACCTGCGCGAGAATTTTTCCATCGGCAGCTATGTGGGTTTTCTGTTCGCGGAATCGGCGGAAAAGCACAATCTCATCATGGTCTGCTCCATGGCTTCGGCGGATTTTGCCAAAACAAAGATCCACACTGTCACAACCCTGGACGAAGCCCTTGCGCTGGCAAAAAAACTTAACGGCGGCATTGATATGCGCGCGACTCTGCTGCCCCACGGGGCCAATACCCTGCCCAAACTTCAGGCTGCCAGTCGCTAG
- a CDS encoding branched-chain amino acid ABC transporter permease: MRLNSSTILSILAMALVGCAVWQAEFFLGDYQIYIAKLIFINAILALSLNLIYGFTGLFSLGHAGFIAVGAYVSALCILPPEQKEMMWILEPIIWPFSELFTPFWASVLAGGVVATIFAFFIAVPVLRLGDDYLGIATLGFAEIIRVLIVNATPVTNGSLGIKGIPSHATLLVCYGWMLLTLIVLVRLVFSNYGNVLRCIRDNEIAASVMGINVFWNKVLSFCIGAFFAGVGGALLGSHLSTIDPKMFNFLLTFNVLMFVVAGGLGSLTGSLLGATIITILLEWLRAIEEPIDIFGLFEIPGIPGMRMVVFSLVLLGIILFRREGIMGTRELTWKRIGAFLRRQKA; this comes from the coding sequence ATGCGCCTGAACAGCAGCACGATCTTGAGCATACTGGCCATGGCCCTGGTGGGCTGTGCGGTATGGCAGGCGGAATTTTTTCTTGGCGACTACCAGATTTACATCGCCAAGCTCATTTTCATCAATGCCATTCTGGCGCTTTCGCTCAACCTCATCTATGGGTTCACAGGTCTTTTCTCCCTTGGGCATGCCGGTTTCATTGCCGTGGGGGCCTATGTTTCGGCTTTGTGCATTCTGCCGCCGGAACAAAAGGAAATGATGTGGATTCTTGAACCCATAATCTGGCCCTTCTCCGAGCTGTTCACGCCCTTCTGGGCGTCGGTGCTGGCCGGCGGAGTGGTCGCCACCATATTTGCCTTTTTTATCGCCGTCCCCGTGCTGCGGCTTGGGGATGACTACCTCGGCATTGCCACGCTTGGCTTTGCCGAGATCATCCGGGTGCTCATCGTCAACGCCACCCCCGTCACCAACGGCTCCCTGGGCATCAAGGGCATACCCTCGCATGCCACGCTGTTGGTGTGCTACGGATGGATGCTCCTCACGCTCATTGTGCTGGTGCGGCTTGTTTTCAGCAATTACGGCAACGTACTGCGCTGTATACGCGACAATGAAATCGCCGCCAGCGTCATGGGTATCAACGTGTTCTGGAACAAGGTGCTTTCGTTCTGCATCGGCGCGTTTTTTGCCGGAGTGGGCGGGGCGCTTCTGGGCAGCCATCTTTCCACCATTGACCCCAAGATGTTCAACTTTCTGCTGACATTCAACGTGCTCATGTTCGTGGTTGCTGGCGGCCTCGGCTCGCTGACGGGCAGCCTCCTTGGCGCGACAATCATCACCATTCTTCTGGAATGGCTACGCGCCATTGAAGAACCCATAGACATCTTTGGCCTGTTTGAAATACCGGGCATCCCCGGCATGCGCATGGTGGTCTTTTCGCTTGTGTTGCTGGGCATCATTCTGTTCAGGCGGGAAGGCATCATGGGCACAAGGGAATTGACCTGGAAGCGCATAGGCGCATTTTTGAGGAGGCAAAAGGCATGA
- the nrdD gene encoding anaerobic ribonucleoside-triphosphate reductase, whose protein sequence is MLMKSRLFDEVKPAQKLVGQGMTFERTRRITGYLVGTLDRFNNAKRAEEHDRVKHA, encoded by the coding sequence ATGTTGATGAAATCGCGTTTGTTTGACGAAGTGAAGCCCGCGCAGAAGCTGGTGGGCCAGGGCATGACCTTTGAACGTACCCGCCGCATCACCGGCTACCTTGTGGGTACGCTGGATCGCTTTAACAATGCCAAGCGCGCTGAGGAACATGACCGGGTCAAGCATGCCTAA